The DNA sequence AGCTGGTGGATGTTGGAGTGCAGCACGGAGAGAGCCAGCTGAAAGATGACCTTGATGCCGTCGAAGAAGAAGcagtccaccaccaccacggcGCTCTCGAAAGGCATGACCGACAGGAAGAGGGTGAGGAACCAGGAGAGCGAGATAGTGGAGATGACTCCCAGGTCCTGCATGCAGTCGTACAGCTGGGGCACGTATTCGCGGGCGAGCTCTTCGAACACACCCTGATCGACGAGGGCTCCTGAGGAAGAGACCCGGAAACAAAGAGGAAGTTCGGCAAACAGACAAATCACAGGAAGCAATTGACAGACAGATGCTTCATACTGACCGACAACCCTGGTGTTGTAGTAATCAGGCAGCATCCTCTCACAGAGGGCCACAAGCAGCCAAAAAGCCTCCTCTTCTTTGGCGTAGAGCAGCAACACAGACGTTACGATATTCATAGCCTGCGGTGTCGAGGGAGACGATGAAAATCAAGTCACCACGAGGGCTTCGCGGTTTCTGGCGGCTCGCGTCAAACTCAAAACCAGAGGCGCAGATACCTGACAGTATCCAATGTTGGGGTTTCTGAAGGCGTAGGCGGTGAGGACCCGGCGGAGGGCGGCGATGCCCATCTCGTTCTGAAAGGCTGGGTGCTCCGGGAGAGAGCGGTGCAGGTCTCGCTCTATCTCTTCCGTTGCCAGGTTGTATTTTCCCATGGACTTCTCCACCAGATCTTCGTAGTAGCCGGGATGGGTGGTCATCTCGTTGATCGCCCCTAAGGAGAAACACGTGGCGTTTAAAGCTTTGAACCAGCTGCTTTGTCAGATGGCTACAACGATAGGGATCGCTCACAAAAGGTGTCAATAAATATTTCCAACTTGAAGATGATTACATGTTATTAAGCCCCAGATGAGCTAAAATATTATACGCTGCATAGCGATACATCTATTTATGTGAAGCGCGACTGAGATTTATGTTAAACAAGACCGTCCTTCATGGTGTCAAACccatccctctgtctgtcttatTGAAGGCAGCATTATGAACTGTACCACAAACCGCACTGGCGCCTTGGATGCTAAATATGATGCTTATTTGTTGTGTCATTCCAGTTTGACAAGGTTGTTATTTTTGCTTTCAGGTTTGCCAAACTGGTTTATCTGTGTCAGATAAgcgtggtaaaaaaaaaagaaaagaaacatcatGTGAGAGAATCGTGAAAGGAAAGCTCAGTGGGTGCAAGGAAGTGCAACTAAGGTAAAGCACTGTCGCTGTGACAACGGTCAGGTGAGTGGATCACCAGGGTCCACCAGAATATGCAATCGAATCCCACCCTCAATATAGATCACATGTTTCAGGATGCGTCTCAAACCGACCGGTGGATCGAGCGATCTGTCGGTTACATGGTGTataatcatgtttaatgatCTTTTATTAGATGCTTGTGTATTTAAGTTGCATACACAACAGCAAAGCATTATCCATTCTGAATTTAGCAGCTTGCAGTCTAGAATAATCGTAATAATTATGGACACAAATGAATCTTTGCTGCGTCTTCATTAAGGCAGCAGTAAAGAAAGAACTCCGGCTGTGCTCATGCATGTATTTGTGCCTCAAATCGACTGTTCGTTTTGTTGCTGCGTCATGTGCCCGAAATACGTCTCATGCCACATAATGTCTGATTAAGTCTGGCCGTGTAGCGTGCTGGGTGTGGCTTCGTCTGAACTGCAACGTTGCAACTGATATCTCGTGGTGCATTATGTGTTAAGTCTGCGGTTATCTCAGGCAtgcctgaatgcagactcaccGGAGAAGAGCAGCCAGAGCTCTCCTCTCATGTTTTCAGGAATCCCCTTGAGTACCAGCTCCTTGGTCTTCTCGGTCCGGTACATGCACACCCCCTGTCCGTACTCTGTGAAGTGGTTCTTCCATGCTTGCTCCTTCAGGAACTCCTTCGCCTGCGCAAAGAGGGAAGACAGTGATGTAATAGCCAAAGAGAAATTACTCAATAATGCAGGGGTTAATGTCAAAATTAATTGAACTCAAAGCTCCGGCGGTATTTGCATATAATCTTGTAGCAAAAATAGTTTTAGCTATTCCGTTTAAATCCTCCATGCATCTTTATCgtcacacatttttttttacagaactaTAACTCGTATTGTGATTTAAGGAAAGCAAAATGTATAATTTGACAAAGAGTAGCTCTATTTCCTTCTATGCTTATCGATATTATATGCTGTTAATTGGAAAGAAAGTCATTAACGCACCAGTTTGGGATTAAATTCTTCAGGTGAGCGGCGGCGGTACATGGTCATGAGGGCTTGCGTTGCCGTGGGAACGCTGCTGTCGTTCAGGTTAAAGGTTCGCTCACTCTCAGAGCCCAAACTGTGCGGTGGGCTGCTGGAGAGCATGGATCCATGCTGAGAGTAAACCTGGAGGGATACACATTAGTCACCTTTACTACTGGTctttataataaatattttgtgtttactcGCAGCGCCCCTCTAAAAAAAGAACGGATGAATTCAGGTAATATTCCTCACCTCGTCATCGGAGCTGTTCTGGCTGCCGGTGAGttccttctcgaggtagatctTGGAGGTGGTCTGCTGCAGGAAGTCAGAAATCCTCTGGACCAGGAAGTCTCGGTCCTTCAGGTTAGcaaacaggaaagtcatgcgaTTCTTGGTACTGATGGAAAGAGGGCTGGGAAGCACGTTGGAGCTGTCTGCCTTCTCCACAATGGTCACCTGGAAAAACAGTTGCAATCCCAGTTCAAGCAAACAATGCAACAAATGAGAGCGTAACGCTTTGGCGTTTTATTTCAGCAGCACTGCGAGCTGCCGTTTCCATCACGGTGCTGAGAAGACTTCAAAATCTACCATCTTGCAAGAGGTTCATGTACATATACACGTTTAGACGGAGCAGGTCACCTCTCGTAGCGGGATGATGAGGCTACACAGCGTCTCTTCTTTGCTGATGAAGCAGATGTAGTTGGTGGACACGAACATCTGCCCCAGGATGTGCCTCTTGTTGAAGGGCGTCCACAAGGTGCAGCCTGTGTGTCCGTCCAGCTTTTCATCTTTGGGCAGACGAAAGAGAGCGCGGTAACGCTCACTCTTAGCTCTTGCGTCCAAATCCCTACAGGGAGAAAAATGAATCATGAATCGATCTAtttgttattgataagcacacCTGATTGCTCTCCAAATTGGGTCTTTTCTCACCTCTTCAGTGCAGAAACCTTCTTGGGGGACTTCTTCTTGAGCTTGGGCAGGGAGCGGTCCTGCTCAAAGCCTTTGTTGTCCAGGAGCTGACGCATGGCGATGTTGGCCAGCTGTTCCGCCAGCTTAAAGGTCTCGTTGATGTtgaggaagacggagaacaCGTGCTCGTTGATGCGAGTGCTCACCTTGATCGCATCGGGCAGCAGGAGGGTGGCGCTCTTCTCGAGCTGCGTGATGTCTGCCCAGCGAACCACCAGCTTGGCTGAAATTTGAAAAAAGGACATAATTGACAAGACCGATCGGCGGAGCAGTCGCCATCGGGATGCGGTTCGCCAAGTCAAACCACAAAAAAGGGCATCGGCTGATGGCAGGTAACAAACAGACGGGACTCCAGAGACATGAAGAGGAAATGATGCATTCAGGATCATAATGCTGATGTTTCCAACCTTCTTTTCCCAGTAAGTAGGAGTAGAAGCAGAGGTGGTTGATGCTGAGGTAGAGCCACCCCTGGCGTGGCACCTTGCCCttccagaagctgcaggagtaATAGTTAACCagcttctcctcttccggcatcccaAAAAGCTTCCGAAACTTGTTACTGGCCTCCTTGAACTTATCTGTGTCATCGTCCTCTTTGACGTCATGGTTTTTATTGTACTCTGCAATGATCCCCTGAGGCAAGACGAAAAGGGAGACAGAGTGAGGCGTTGAGCTAGGATACCGATAGTTGCGGCAGCAGACTTGCTGATCCAAGTTATTTAATTGAATATTCATATTCGTAACAGTAAAagcacaaaatatttttcacgAGCTGATGACAATTGTGATACATTTTTGTGGAGATCCCTTTTATTCTCTCAAATGTGCTGGATGGGGGACGTTTTTGTCCAATTTTAGCCTCACACATTTCAAGAAATGTGTCCTAAGataggacattttaaaagtgagcCACAGCAACAGCGGCTGGAGGTAGTTGTCTGAAGGTGCACGGTCAGGTGTTGGGCATGTTCAAATATGCATGTCTGAAGGGCAGCCCATCACCACTGTGGATTTGAGGGTGTCACCTCAGCCATCTTACCCATGCTACATTACAAGAAGAGGCACACGTGGATGGTGGATGGCGCCCTTGAGACTGCAGTGGTGTAACAActcaataaaatgtcatcaccTGGACCTTTCCTTTGACAAAGGTGGTGATGTCATTCTCATTCTCAAAGATGGAGAGCGTCTGCAGCAGGTTATGTTCCAGCCATTCCCAGTGCTCTGTGATCTCTTTACGGGAGGTTCCTGCACAAaagtgagacaggaaagagCGTGAACTAAGAGATAACTGTCAATTTAGGTCTGGGCTACATGCACATTTAAAGACAAGTTACTGGGGGCATTTTCACATACCGTGAGCAATGGTCCAGTAAACTAGGGAGTCTGGAGTCTGGTATAGGATCCGATACGGGGCCATACGAGCACTGGAATCCAAGACGACGTCCAGGGTACCGACGAGCAAACCTGCAAGAGTCCACATTACTGCTGTCAAAGACCGCAAATAAGAGAAGCACTAAGGATATTAAGAATGCATCACTCCAAAGAAAGAAGACATGAAGTACATTAGTACGTTCAAGCCACTTTATTATGATCGATCAAATAGGAGGCTTGAAGATGTGATGCTGCGTCGCCTCGTGCCACCTTGATGCTCAACCCTGGAAACCGACTCCAAGGGCTTGGAATCATGTTTTTATCAACTGCAGTCTGAGTTCTCAGTCAAAAAGGCCATTTTCAGTAAAGCTGGTTCCATATCAATATTTCAACTACAAGCTTTTCCTTTCACAATTCCATGAAAGCCATTGAAAATGACTCTAAATCCACATTATCACCGCTACATACTGCATGTCTGTCTCCACCCTGCTCTGACTCACTATCTCAGTTTATAAACCTTTATCAGGTGACTTTGCTTGTGATATGACTGTTATTGACTATCAGCCAAAAGAGATTATGACATCCTGGAACCTCAAATAACCTTGAGTTGGTAATTAAtaacaaaatcacatttcattttgaacccTGCAGGCGGCTATACGGACGCTTTGATGCCATTGTCTCAGCAGATGCAGGCCTGTTGGTGAATATTTTAGATTAGGTATATTTTCATTTGCCTTGACAGATGGGTTATTTTTGTTCAGCGCCTCATCAGAGCAAACCCAGAATGAGTCACACGGAGAGAGGCCGAGGGGAGGGACGGGAGACAAGAGAGTGaagctgaaacattttttttatttcatgtgtcgtaatgaaagacaaaataaattaaaaataatcatttgaaTCTTGCAAGCTGAAAAATCATATTGTTCTGGTATTACTTTAGTATTTTTAAAGAAGAATACATATTGTGAAATATACATTATGCATGTTCAGGCTTAAATTACGATTTTTTCGTTGAATCAGCACCGCTGTCCCCCAACTTAGAAGTTAGAATGATCCTAAAATGCTTAAGAAAcaaaccagaagaagaagaaaaaggcagGTGGGCTGTGATGTTTCTGACCCCAATACATTTAGTTAGCTTATCACTGCCGTGCCAAACGTTATTGATACGTGTGTCACATGTTGGGTCCTGTCATGAGACATTCACTGCAGCACTTGACTCTGGATGGAAGacggcaacaacaaaaaacgaCACTCGACAAAGCTGAACTGTGTTGTCACAGTGGAACGAATAGATAATGAGGCCTGACACTGTGGTTTAATTCCTTTGAGAGAAAAATACAAGCTGCTGTTGGGGAGCGTGAAGACAACTTCCTCTTTCATCAACGGAGATCACAAGTTTGAAGGGAGCAGAACATTTTAGTATTCGCTCATAAGCGGAACTCGCAGGTGACTTTTTAATGCGACGGTCAGATGCCTCAAAAAGCATCCCGTGATGTGTCAAAGTGAAATACGGCTATCCGATGCGATTCTCACGCAAAAGCTGCAACTTCAGGCTGCAAACTGTACTGCATTCAATTAAACGAATGGTTCAGTTTACAGTGGAGTTTTAACACGGGGAAGCCGAGGCGTTCCACTCGAGGGGAGGCCACTAAAGACATCAAgcaaaacaggaaaacacaaacagcgaGGAAGCTGCACATTTACATGTTAAATGTGCGTTTGCTAAAACCCCCGAGTGCCGCATTAAGACACGGAACCATGGGCCGCCTGTTCCAACTCACACCTCTGCCTTCACAGCGATGGCGCCTTTCCACACATGCCGTGCGAGTGGGTGCACAAcctacaaaacaaacacacagcagtgaCTGACATGTGTTCCAGCTCTTTTTTCTGGGGCCTGGGAATACAAGAGAAGAAGCAAATCATGTGATGCTtcccacaaacaaaaacaagacaacagcTTCCTATTATTAAGGCAAGGCGAACACGGCCTTCCCTGAAACGCTGCCGTTTCTCTCTCACTTAAAAAACGATAAACTAAACCAAGGAAAGGCCTACTTGTTTTTGCTTGCATCCTCTCTTCTGTCATAAACCCCCGATTGTGTATTATACGACTTCCTTTAAAGTCCCCTCTGAGATGATTGACAATGTTTATGTCCCCGTAGAGACAACAGAGACACTGGACGTTCTGAACGAGCTGCAGCTACTGCACATTGCACCATTTAAATCCTGCAGCTTTGTTTCTGCATCTGTAAAACGCTCGTGTTTCTGGTGTTGCTGACTGTTTCTCATTTCCATACGGACGGACCGAGAGCCGAGCGCCAACTGGCACAAAGTGCAAGTCAGCAAGCCCAGCATTTATGAGACTGAGATGGGGAATTATTCATATATAAAGGGTGAGATCCCAGACATTACAGCCTCACactgctgcatgcgtgtctgaATAAAGCTTTATTACGCAAACCACAGATGCGTTTGCTGTTTATACCCCACATTCTATCTTTGCAAGGAAATGTATAATGCATTGAATCCACCCTGATCAAACGCGGATAGAAGCCTTTAAATAATCTGCGTCTCTACTGCTTCATTTGTGAGATTCTTTACACAGAAAGTTGAACATGAACTGTTAAAACCTCTCTGGGCCTATCGGGATCATTAAAACGTCTTATGGATGATACTTATTGAATTTACCGTACCGCCCGACACTTCAAATATGGagatatttatcatttattgatGCGATAAGATACTTGAAGTTTCTAATACCATTCGAATTCAACCCGATGCGCTGCTCTATCCATACATTATTTGttgtctcctccttcctcctcctcctccctcctcctccctcctgctgctggacccagagggaggaggagggaggaggaggaggaggaggaggggaatgaTTCAGCACGAGAAAAACAGATCCTCTGTCGTCGAGCCTTTAACATGATGTTGTTTATATTGTGTTCCCGGTAAACAGCTGATTCCCACGGCGGGCATTTAACCGGGATGTGATCCACTAGTGTGGATCAGTGATCGgtgatcagtgatcagtgatcagtCACCGGGAGGCGGGCGCGCCGGACTCGCTAATGTTCGATCAAAAAGGTGTTTAAACGCAAGTGAACTAATGAAGCGCCTCCAGGTGAAAGGCTACCTGGTTGGTCACGTGATCCCGCAACCATCCATGCGCTTCCTGATGTCTGTccactgcaaaacaaaaacactccacCTGCGCGTCATATTCCACGCCGCGCTCTATCGGCGGTCACGTTTTCCTCATCAGTAATCGATACGGATATTGATTGTAAATACTGATCCATGGTAGTGTAACGACAGCACTCACCCGCCAGCCCTCCGCCGCCGTCCCCGTGGCCCTTCCGCTTCTGGAGGATGAAGTAGGG is a window from the Brachionichthys hirsutus isolate HB-005 unplaced genomic scaffold, CSIRO-AGI_Bhir_v1 contig_257, whole genome shotgun sequence genome containing:
- the LOC137914612 gene encoding TBC1 domain family member 9-like; the encoded protein is MWVSPGDVLLAGALWITERANPYFILQKRKGHGDGGGGLAGLLVGTLDVVLDSSARMAPYRILYQTPDSLVYWTIAHGTSRKEITEHWEWLEHNLLQTLSIFENENDITTFVKGKVQGIIAEYNKNHDVKEDDDTDKFKEASNKFRKLFGMPEEEKLVNYYSCSFWKGKVPRQGWLYLSINHLCFYSYLLGKEAKLVVRWADITQLEKSATLLLPDAIKVSTRINEHVFSVFLNINETFKLAEQLANIAMRQLLDNKGFEQDRSLPKLKKKSPKKVSALKRDLDARAKSERYRALFRLPKDEKLDGHTGCTLWTPFNKRHILGQMFVSTNYICFISKEETLCSLIIPLREVTIVEKADSSNVLPSPLSISTKNRMTFLFANLKDRDFLVQRISDFLQQTTSKIYLEKELTGSQNSSDDEVYSQHGSMLSSSPPHSLGSESERTFNLNDSSVPTATQALMTMYRRRSPEEFNPKLAKEFLKEQAWKNHFTEYGQGVCMYRTEKTKELVLKGIPENMRGELWLLFSGAINEMTTHPGYYEDLVEKSMGKYNLATEEIERDLHRSLPEHPAFQNEMGIAALRRVLTAYAFRNPNIGYCQAMNIVTSVLLLYAKEEEAFWLLVALCERMLPDYYNTRVVGALVDQGVFEELAREYVPQLYDCMQDLGVISTISLSWFLTLFLSVMPFESAVVVVDCFFFDGIKVIFQLALSVLHSNIHQLLGCKDDGEAMTVLGRYLDSVTNKDSTLPPIPHLHSLLTDNGEPHPEVDIFKLVRSSYEKFGAIRADVIEQMRFKQRLRVIQTIEDTTKRNVVRTIVTETAFSIDELEELYVLFKAEHLTSCYWGGSSNPTERHDPSLPYLEQYRIDVEQFKGLFKLLFPWANGTHSDPLAVRFFRLLDKNGDALVNFREFISGLGVLCHGDLTEKLKLFYKMHIIPEITHKQEEPDSAFEATQYFFEDITPETSIGLDSKCRNQGDDGFVRVTFKTEKVKKLNNPEYRNYLKLWNEETKPKKENAKDLLKLNQSQFIELCKTLYSMFSEDVAEQELYHATATVTSLLLEMGEVGKLFSSSGRKDHNTEGIKVPSTYSREVKDPKPTQEEMSDHVFQQQQDQCDVFVPADPGCKPGPRDEGKGDEGAGQLPPMQDVKLEDSSPKDTATSSAMLISDDDASMSSYSVLSAGSHELDDKLQCEDIADDTVLVRSNGERSDRPYNSRPHSGGVPHSTSIDKDWAITFEQFLASVLTEQALVHYFEKPVEVAALITNAKNVRKVGRPLLSTSDYDISLSG